In Ostrea edulis chromosome 6, xbOstEdul1.1, whole genome shotgun sequence, a single window of DNA contains:
- the LOC125647149 gene encoding uncharacterized protein LOC125647149, whose product MKLSLFWNYFSFSLYNSESSRESRSRSASPHNDSDSDSPAEQPARQRGRGRGRGRGRGRGRGRSRGNVVRRARGGRRGRGVQRPIGPNRAEVAAATLEERNQQLQECISRLSEDDLRGLVGRIVTRDPAFVFDLLDQDNTQQGGHHPVPDSPTPDWCTCTYCRQMPTEAEKLCCGRNRENCYSRIPDFNLIVLDEAVLAVARRFREELLVMPNDNDYNRSNRHAAYRQYIVWTHGRLGAGDRRVIPSCCVWRIRDKYPDAFGQYKGFVGGRFN is encoded by the exons atgaaattgtccCTTTTCTGGAATTATTTTTCGTTTTCCTTATATAATTCAGAAAGCTCTAGAGAGTCAAGATCCAGATCTGCATCTCCCCACAATGATAGTGACAGTGACAGTCCAGCTGAACAACCAGCCAGACAAAGAGGTCGTGGAAGAGGCCGGGGTCGAGGTCGTGGAAGAGGCCGGGGTCGAAGTCGGGGAAATGTAGTTCGTCGAGCTAGAGGAGGTAGGAGGGGAAGAGGAGTCCAAAGACCTATTGGACCAAACAGAGCTGAGGTAGCAGCTGCCACACTCGAGGAAAGAAATCAACAACTTCAG GAATGTATATCACGGCTGTCTGAAGATGATTTGAGGGGACTTGTTGGCCGGATAGTGACCAGAGACCCTGCCTTTGTCTTTGATCTACTGGACCAGGACAACACCCAGCAAGGCGGACACCACCCTGTCCCTGATAGTCCAACTCCAGACTGGTGCACCTGTACTTACTGTCGCCAGATGCCCACAGAGGCTGAGAAACTCTGTTGTGGTAGAAACAGAGAAAATTGTTATTCCAGGATACCA gATTTCAACCTGATTGTGCTTGATGAAGCTGTACTTGCTGTTGCTAGAAGGTTCAGAGAGGAACTTCTAGTAATGCCAAATGACAACGATTATAATCGGTCGAATCGACATGCTGCCTACCGCCAGTACATTGTATGGACACATGGCAGGCTAGGTGCAGGAGACCGTCGTGTCATTCCTAGCTGCTGTGTTTGGAGAATTCGTGATAAATATCCAGATGCTTTTGGACAGTATAAAGGTTTTGTTGGGGGTcgttttaattga
- the LOC125647150 gene encoding uncharacterized protein LOC125647150, translating into MNILTIDVTEDIDFEDDSSDEDYEPSLNFTLRPNLATDNIPIEDTDESDSDNEIDPSDSIDSDSIGNIRRIAGVDEIDQLTDDRPLLVYQQALLDLANIQVNSSCQVKGCCENITLSTVTVASAIYIKWVCKNGHLAQKWCSQPILNRRLHGGDLLIASAILLSGNNFQKILTMAKFLKLTILSSSTFHRIQITYLVPSIDKFWTDQQDAIIDEFRDQDLIVLGDGRKDSPGHSAQYCSYTFMEYISKKILYIITLDKRSTDKKSTNLEKACFQKGMRFFKDAGLKVVEVVTDAHVQIASLMSKTCIYPEIKHSFDVWHGTKNLGKKLISQEKENKALKGWTKDIVNHYWHCSEVSNTYEEFVDVWYGVLHHVVDEHTWVIPYTSSGDSSCQHGPLVDDREKQFLEKGSSPHTALRKLVMDKRLLNKIPYYLNCRSTAELENFQNLILMYASKRNSYSPPMYRARNRLSALDHNAHIERAVMSNKDGSLRWQRSTTRKLQDGQCML; encoded by the exons ATGAATAT CCTTACGATAGATGTAACAGAGGATATTGACTTTGAGGATGACTCTTCTGATGAAGACTATGAACCTAGTTTAAATTTTACTCTGAG ACCGAACCTTGCCACTGACAACATCCCAATAGAGGATACTGATGAATCAGATTCTGATAATGAAATTGATCCCTCAGATTCCATTGATTCCGATTCCATTGGAAATATTAGAAGAATCGCAGGTGTAGATGAGATAGACCAACTTACAGATGACAGACCTCTACTTGTGTACCAGCAAGCCCTGTTAGACCTGGCTAATATCCAAGTTAATTCAAGTTGTCAGGTTAAAGGCTGCTGTGAAAATATCACTTTGTCAACTGTAACCGTTGCATCAGCAATATATATTAAATGG GTTTGTAAAAATGGACATCTTGCCCAGAAATGGTGCTCCCAGCCCATCTTGAACAGGAGACTGCACGGTGGGGATTTATTAATAGCATCAGCCATTCTCCTGTCCGGCAATAATTTCCAAAAGATTCTGACCATGGCTAAGTTCTTGAAACTGACAATTTTAAGCTCCTCCACATTCCACAGGATTCAGATAACTTACCTGGTGCCGTCTATAGATAAATTTTGGACGGATCAACAGGATGCTATAATAGACGAATTCCGTGATCAAGATCTAATTGTTCTAG GTGACGGTCGAAAAGACAGTCCTGGCCACAGTGCGCAGTACTGCTCCTATACATTTATGGAGTATATAAGCAAGAAAATTTTGTATATTATCACACTAGACAAAAGGAGCACGGACAAGAAAAGCACAAACCTTGAAAAGGCCTGCTTTCAGAAAGGCATGCGGTTTTTTAAAGATGCAGGACTCAAAGTAGTAGAGGTTGTGACAGATGCTCATGTTCAGATAGCTTCCTTAATGAGTAAGACTTGTATT TATccagaaataaaacattcaTTTGATGTCTGGCATGGGACAAAGAACCTAGGGAAAAAGCTT ATTAGCCAAGAAAAAGAGAACAAAGCCCTAAAAGGATGGACGAAGGACATTGTAAACCATTATTGGCATTGTTCTGAAGTGTCAAATACTTATGAAGAATTTGTG GATGTCTGGTATGGTGTTCTTCATCATGTTGTAGATGAACATACCTGGGTTATTCCCTATACAAGCTCAGGCGACAGCTCTTGCCAACATGGTCCTCTGGTAGACGACAGGGAAAAGCAATTTTTGGAAAAGGGATCTTCCCCTCATACTGCTCTGAGAAAGCTTGTTATGGATAAACGTCTGCTGAATAAAATTCCATACTACCTCAACTgcag gaGCACAGCTGAATTGGAAAATTTCCAAAACCTCATACTAATGTATGCATCAAAGAGAAATTCATACAGCCCACCCATGTACAGGGCAAGGAATAGACTGTCAGCCCTGGATCACAATGCACATATAGAACGTGCAGTGATGTCAAACAAAGATGGTTCTTTAAG gTGGCAGAGAAGTACAACAAGAAAACTGCAAGATGGTCAGTGCATGCtgtaa
- the LOC125646543 gene encoding uncharacterized protein LOC125646543: MLNGSEGNQDVSASNLSSLLDNVFTGGSSSGATPGHTTNGGSSTAVANLSSVTQTILRASLSVSTRAAYKHSWELYMAMSPNIVSLPLPLQSICNFIGYLFEKQYSASSIASHISALSYVHKLLDVKDPTQSFIVKKLLRGCHKLTPSKDSRLPVTKEILCKLLNATDFTVPQALNKLLLKALYLLSFNAFLRLGEVVIKSPSDCNKVIQVQDVSFRMKRKDPLSLQITIHHHKSQKNSDPVIITIQSNPHSAHCPVLSLYRYKSSFPHTSGPLFQFTNGVPVPYSYVCGQLFKAAIFAGLDPRRYKGHSFRIGAATHAPWLGFSENYIQHLGRWNSNVLHRYIRIQFFKL; encoded by the exons ATGTTAAATGGCAGTGAGGGAAATCAGGATGTGTCGGCCTCCAACTTAAGTTCCTTGTTGGACAATGTTTTCACAG GAGGCTCGTCGTCTGGCGCCACTCCTGGACATACAACCAACGGCGGTTCCTCCACAGCTGTTGCAAATTTGAGTTCTGTCACCCAGACAATCTTAAGGGCTTCTTTGTCAGTTTCAACTAGGGCTGCATACAAACACTCGTGGGAGCTATACATGGCGATGTCTCCAAATATAGTTTCATTACCTTTGCCTTTGCAGAGCATTTGTAATTTTATAGGATATCTGTTTGAGAAACAGTATAGTGCCAGTAGTATTGCCTCTCATATCTCAGCTCTCAGCTATGTTCATAAGCTCTTGGATGTTAAAGACCCTACTCAATCTTTCATTGTAAAGAAACTTTTGAGGGGATGTCACAAGCTAACTCCCTCTAAGGATTCTAGATTGCCCGTTACGAAAGAAATACTTTGTAAATTACTTAATGCCACAGACTTTACTGTTCCCCAGGCTCTCAACAAATTGCTGCTCAAAGCTCTGTATTTACTTAGCTTTAATGCTTTCCTCCGTTTAGGTGAAGTTGTCATCAAATCACCCTCAGACTGCAATAAGGTAATTCAGGTTCAAGATGTTTCCTTCCGAATGAAACGAAAAGACCCACTTTCTCTTCAAATAACCATACACCACCACAAATCTCAAAAGAACAGTGACCCTGTCATTATCACAATTCAAAGTAACCCACATAGTGCACATTGCCCAGTGCTTAGTCTATATCGCTATAAAAGCTCCTTTCCACATACATCAGGTCCATTATTTCAATTCACCAATGGGGTTCCAGTTCCTTATTCTTATGTTTGTGGGCAGCTGTTCAAAGCAGCAATATTTGCAGGTCTTGACCCCAGACGTTACAAAGGTCATAGTTTTCGCATTGGAGCTGCCACTCATGCTCCTTGGTTAGGTTTCTCAGAAAATTATATTCAGCATTTAGGTCGTTGGAATTCAAATGTGTTACATCGGTACATAAGAatacaatttttcaaattataa